A stretch of Procambarus clarkii isolate CNS0578487 chromosome 80, FALCON_Pclarkii_2.0, whole genome shotgun sequence DNA encodes these proteins:
- the LOC138357941 gene encoding uncharacterized protein, which yields MSTGVESYMSMFEDDTKFMRRVMPDEDCKIFQEDLSKLQRWSEKWLLEFNKSKCKVMEMGLGGRRPKGQYTMKENYLPVMIRERDLRVDVTPNLTLVAKRNWITSAAYSTLSKIRTSFRNLSEEALKVLYTAYVRPVLEYATPIMESPT from the coding sequence atgtctacaggagtcgagtcctacatgtcgatgttcgaggATGACACAAAATTTATGAGAAGAGTTAtgccagatgaggattgtaagatatTTCAAGAGGACTTGAgcaagctgcagagatggtcggagaaatggctactggagttcaacaagagcaagtgtaaagttatggaaatgggactaggtggcaggagaccaaagggtcagtacacaatgaaggagaaCTATCTTCCTGTGATGATTCGAGAAAGGGACCTGAGAGTAgacgtaacaccaaatctaacgCTGGTGGCAAAAAGAAattggataacatcagcagcatactctacgctATCAAAAattagaacgtcattcagaaacctaagtgaggaggcattgaaagtgctttacactgcctacgtgagaccagtcttagagtatgccacccccatcatggagtcccccacCTGA
- the LOC138357942 gene encoding uncharacterized protein, producing MTQDERLTNIEVTSEEVMVKLTILDETKAVGQDNVSPWILKEAAQALSVRLARIYNESLMNGELPSCWNDDKCKCLSNFQKGVKEEALNYRPVSLTSIPCKELERIIRLSPVTHLNTYMGSGKGNHA from the coding sequence atgacccaagatgagagactAACGAATATAGAGGTGACATCAGAGGAGGTAATGGTAAAGCTAACAATACTGGatgaaactaaagcagttggacaagacaatgtatcaccgtggatactaaaagaggcagcgcaggccctcagcgtgcgtctggcaaggatctataatgagtcactCATGAATGGAGAGTTGCCCAGCTGCTGGAATGATGACAAATGCAAATGTCTTTCCAATTTTCAGAAAGGAGTTaaggaagaggcacttaactacagaccagtatcactcacaagcatcccctgtaaagaacttgaaagaataatcaggttaagTCCGGTTACACACCTAAACACATATATGGGTTCaggaaagggaaatcatgcctaa